From a single Brassica napus cultivar Da-Ae chromosome C9, Da-Ae, whole genome shotgun sequence genomic region:
- the LOC106418047 gene encoding peroxidase 65 gives MRLSRFVLLICLVIVAPAVSADLTILKTDYYQKTCPDFTKIVREAVSTKQAQQPTTAAGTLRLFFHDCFLEGCDASVLIATNSFNKAERDDDLNESLPGDAFDIVNRIKTALELSCPGVVSCADILAQATRDLVTMVGGPYFDVKLGRKDGLESKAHKVRGNVPMPNQTVHDIHGMFKKNGFSLREMVALSGAHTIGFSHCKEFSDRLFGSKADPDINPRFATALKGLCKNHTVDDTIAAFNDVMTPGKFDNMYFKNLKRGLGLLASDHLLIKDNSTKPFVELYATNEKAFFEDFARAMEKMGTVGVKGDGEGEVRRRCDHFNNLNV, from the coding sequence ATGCGGCTTTCTCGCTTCGTTCTCCTCATTTGTCTCGTTATTGTTGCACCAGCCGTATCGGCTGATTTAACTATCTTGAAAACGGATTACTACCAAAAAACATGCcctgattttacaaaaatcgtGCGTGAAGCCGTTTCAACGAAGCAAGCTCAACAACCGACAACTGCGGCCGGGACACTACGCCTCTTTTTCCACGACTGTTTCCTTGAAGGTTGCGATGCATCGGTTTTGATAGCCACCAACTCGTTTAACAAAGCAGAACGTGACGATGATCTCAACGAATCCCTCCCAGGAGATGCTTTTGACATTGTGAATCGCATCAAGACAGCTCTCGAGCTGTCTTGTCCCGGTGTGGTATCATGCGCTGATATTTTAGCGCAGGCTACGCGTGACCTTGTCACGATGGTAGGAGGACCTTACTTCGACGTAAAGCTTGGTCGTAAGGACGGACTCGAATCCAAAGCGCATAAAGTCCGAGGAAACGTCCCCATGCCTAACCAGACGGTCCATGACATCCACGGGATGTTCAAGAAAAATGGGTTTAGTCTACGTGAGATGGTAGCATTAAGTGGAGCTCACACAATAGGATTTTCTCACTGTAAAGAGTTTAGTGACCGGCTCTTCGGATCAAAAGCTGATCCAGACATCAACCCGCGATTCGCAACCGCTCTCAAAGGACTATGCAAAAACCACACTGTGGACGACACAATAGCGGCGTTTAACGACGTGATGACTCCGGGAAAATTCGACAACATGTACTTCAAGAACCTAAAGAGAGGACTAGGGTTATTAGCTTCCGACCACCTCCTTATTAAAGACAATAGCACAAAACCGTTCGTTGAGCTTTACGCAACTAACGAGAAAGCATTCTTTGAGGATTTCGCACGTGCGATGGAGAAAATGGGCACGGTCGGCGTTAAGGGTGATGGGGAAGGAGAAGTGAGACGTAGGTGCGACCACTTCAACAATCTCAATGTATag